The following nucleotide sequence is from Tardiphaga sp. 709.
CGCCTTTCTTCCACTCGGCGAGCTGCTCGGGCGTGAGCTTGTAGACTTCGTGGTCCGGTAGCGCCTTCATCTTGGTGCGGCCATTGGCTTCGAAGTCGACCCAGGGATCGGTGACCTTGGAGGCCCATTCCGGCGTGCAGTGATCGTCGATGATCTTCTTCTGCGCCGCGGACATGGAATTATACTTGGCGAGGTTGATGTTGTAGGTGAACACCGTCGAATAGAGCGGCACGTCGATGTGATACTTGACCACCTTGTCGATGCCGAACAGGAAGATCGAGCCCCACGGGAACGCAATCTCGTCCGCCACGCCGCGTTCGATCGCATCGCGCGATTCCGGCGCCGAGGCCTGCACATTGGTGCCGCCGAACAATTTGACCATTTCGCCGATGGTGCTCTGCGCCGGGCGGACCTTCACGCCATTGAGGTCGGACGGCACGACGATCTTCTTCTTGCCGTGGATCGATCCGGGATCGTGGATGAAAGCGAAGCACAGCTTCGTGTCCTTCATCTCGGTCTTGGCGTATTTCTGATACCACTCGTTGAGCGCGAGGGTGCCCTTCTTGCCGTCTGAGAACACGAAGGGCAGCTGGCCTGCGGCCACGATGGGGAAACGGCCGGGCTGATAGCCGGGATTCACGTAAGTGATATCGGCGATACCATCGCGCGCCATGTCGTAATGGTCGAACGCCTTGCCGAGCTGTTCCGAAGGGAACACCGACATCTTGATGCTGCCGCCCGAGGCCTTCTCTATATCGGCGGCCCAGGCCTGCGTGGCCGGCACCAGCGGATGCGCCGGCGGCACCCACAGCGATACCTTCATATTGACGGTTTTGTCTTGCGCCTGCGCGGGCGTGAGTACTGGCATGATGCAGCCAGCCGCCAGCAATGCGAGAATTGCTTTCCTCATCGTCTCTCCCTCTACGTCCGTTTGGACGTGTTCTCTCGAACGTGTTCTATCGAACTTGTTCACCGGACCTTGAATGGCCCTTTGCGAATATTGTTATATGTTATAATCATCCTTGCAAGCGGTGCGATCGCACGCGTTGCGGAGCCAGTGTCGCGACCCCGCTTGACTTGTCAACTCAGTCGGACGACAGAGCCTATATCAACCGCGGGAGCAAGCGTTGCGAACAAAAGTTGCCATCATTGGAGCT
It contains:
- a CDS encoding TRAP transporter substrate-binding protein, whose translation is MRKAILALLAAGCIMPVLTPAQAQDKTVNMKVSLWVPPAHPLVPATQAWAADIEKASGGSIKMSVFPSEQLGKAFDHYDMARDGIADITYVNPGYQPGRFPIVAAGQLPFVFSDGKKGTLALNEWYQKYAKTEMKDTKLCFAFIHDPGSIHGKKKIVVPSDLNGVKVRPAQSTIGEMVKLFGGTNVQASAPESRDAIERGVADEIAFPWGSIFLFGIDKVVKYHIDVPLYSTVFTYNINLAKYNSMSAAQKKIIDDHCTPEWASKVTDPWVDFEANGRTKMKALPDHEVYKLTPEQLAEWKKGVAPLNAAWAAAVKKAGGDADAIDADLKAMLKKHDAGL